Proteins co-encoded in one Desulfitobacterium hafniense DCB-2 genomic window:
- a CDS encoding HD-GYP domain-containing protein, which yields MRSEASYIRRMWNFSKALDLALIDEEVKKGLHVPFGLRHGERVGYISLKMGIALGLPHKELIQLLIAGLLHDIGAVGGFHKFHGTPFWMKEHTLLGAEIVHRFPDGEVLSEIVRHHHEAPHPNYGVLRIEPAQVSIKARIISLADKVDVNLSRKVLSRVEREKLIQWIKDHEGKQFYPEVIPAFIQVAATEAFWLDLEHQDLMKISLALLFDEEDVQPAPKVCDQETGVLASTFADLIDQKSSFTARHSRSVADTAQKLAEDLGWEKQDTREIWVAGMVHDLGKLAIPKKILDKPGPLDSDEVEMIRTHTYHTYHLLAGAGFPQRVTQWAAYHHERLDGKGYPFGIGADGLDTGARLMAIADMFAALTEDRPYRKALSPGEALAIIQRGAGTAMDPVLVEHARKILT from the coding sequence GTGCGATCAGAGGCATCTTATATACGCAGGATGTGGAATTTTTCTAAAGCATTGGATCTTGCCTTGATTGACGAGGAGGTTAAAAAAGGGTTACATGTCCCTTTTGGTTTAAGGCATGGGGAAAGGGTCGGCTATATTTCTCTAAAGATGGGGATTGCTTTGGGGTTGCCCCACAAAGAGCTGATCCAACTTCTCATTGCGGGTTTACTGCATGATATAGGTGCTGTGGGAGGGTTTCATAAATTTCATGGTACTCCTTTTTGGATGAAGGAACATACCCTTTTAGGGGCGGAAATTGTCCATCGTTTTCCGGATGGGGAAGTGCTGTCCGAGATTGTCCGCCACCATCATGAAGCTCCTCATCCGAACTATGGTGTGTTGAGGATTGAACCAGCTCAGGTCAGTATTAAGGCCAGGATTATTTCTCTTGCGGATAAGGTGGATGTAAACTTAAGCCGTAAAGTGTTGAGCCGTGTGGAGCGCGAAAAGTTAATCCAATGGATCAAAGACCATGAAGGAAAACAGTTTTATCCGGAAGTTATTCCGGCCTTTATCCAAGTGGCGGCTACGGAGGCCTTTTGGCTTGATCTGGAACATCAAGATCTGATGAAGATCTCCCTGGCTCTTCTTTTTGACGAAGAGGATGTTCAACCAGCACCTAAAGTATGCGATCAAGAGACCGGTGTCCTGGCTTCTACCTTTGCGGATTTGATTGACCAAAAGAGTTCGTTCACAGCCCGCCATTCCCGCTCGGTGGCCGACACGGCCCAAAAACTGGCGGAAGATCTTGGCTGGGAAAAGCAGGACACCAGGGAAATCTGGGTGGCAGGTATGGTTCATGATTTGGGAAAACTGGCCATACCGAAGAAAATACTTGATAAGCCGGGGCCTTTGGATTCTGATGAGGTTGAGATGATCAGGACCCATACCTATCATACCTATCATCTTTTGGCGGGGGCCGGTTTCCCTCAGCGTGTGACCCAATGGGCTGCTTACCATCATGAACGTTTGGACGGGAAGGGCTATCCTTTTGGCATTGGTGCCGATGGATTGGACACGGGTGCCCGCCTGATGGCTATAGCGGATATGTTTGCAGCTTTAACTGAGGATCGGCCTTATCGGAAGGCGCTTAGCCCAGGTGAAGCCCTCGCTATTATTCAACGCGGGGCTGGGACTGCAATGGATCCGGTCCTCGTAGAGCATGCACGCAAAATATTGACTTAA
- a CDS encoding globin-coupled sensor protein, producing MINLHQFDLNESIKLLKLEQDQLLLLKEFKPVMEQDVDQIVDQFYAHITKISQLNGIIKEFSSVERLRGLQRNYLLSIFPDVIDEGYIMSRIRIGDVHKRINLPPFVYLSSYQTFFDLILPRIFAHYRKKPEQALRLSLAVLRIFSFDQQVVMASYIQSYIADLDKKEELEKAYEEIDVLQHRVSEASQALAATSEQTAASAAQMHEATELISQNAGDAADFSRKVDNLAQEGAQKIQQISERILGLAGMSEKMQEKMAELDRSSARIANITDVIKEIASQTNLLALNAAIEAARAGESGRGFGVVAEEVKKLANNSEQSVKEISTMIAVTRQNTTAVSKVIEDTTKAMHEAASEAQEVVARFGDIMSAIQSSIQQVREIATQIDALTMTAGQIGAASEDVANSATSLAQMGLRE from the coding sequence ATGATTAACCTCCATCAATTTGACCTGAATGAGTCTATAAAGCTTTTAAAATTAGAGCAGGACCAATTGCTGCTGCTGAAAGAATTTAAGCCTGTTATGGAGCAGGATGTGGATCAAATCGTTGATCAGTTCTATGCTCATATTACGAAGATTTCTCAACTGAACGGGATAATCAAGGAGTTTTCTTCTGTAGAGCGGCTCAGAGGTTTGCAGAGAAATTATCTACTCTCGATTTTTCCCGATGTCATCGACGAAGGGTATATTATGAGCCGGATCAGGATTGGGGATGTACATAAGCGTATTAATCTGCCGCCCTTTGTTTATTTAAGCTCTTATCAAACCTTCTTTGACTTGATTTTGCCAAGAATTTTTGCCCATTATCGAAAGAAGCCGGAGCAGGCTTTGCGGTTAAGCCTTGCCGTACTGCGGATCTTCAGCTTTGATCAGCAAGTGGTGATGGCCAGTTATATCCAGTCCTATATAGCGGATCTTGATAAGAAAGAGGAGCTGGAAAAAGCCTACGAGGAGATTGACGTTTTGCAGCACCGGGTCAGTGAAGCCAGCCAGGCCCTGGCAGCGACTTCGGAACAGACCGCTGCTTCGGCGGCTCAGATGCATGAGGCGACTGAGCTCATCTCGCAAAATGCCGGTGATGCGGCAGATTTTTCTCGTAAAGTGGATAACCTGGCTCAGGAAGGGGCCCAGAAGATTCAACAGATTTCCGAGCGTATCTTAGGGCTGGCAGGGATGTCGGAAAAAATGCAGGAAAAGATGGCGGAGCTTGATCGCAGTTCGGCCCGGATCGCCAATATTACAGATGTCATTAAAGAAATCGCTTCCCAAACCAACCTCTTGGCCCTTAATGCGGCCATTGAAGCCGCCCGGGCCGGGGAGTCCGGCAGAGGGTTTGGGGTGGTGGCGGAGGAAGTGAAGAAACTCGCCAATAATTCTGAGCAATCGGTTAAGGAAATCAGCACTATGATTGCAGTAACCCGGCAAAATACCACGGCCGTGAGCAAGGTGATTGAAGATACGACCAAGGCGATGCATGAAGCGGCATCTGAAGCGCAGGAAGTGGTCGCCCGCTTTGGGGACATTATGAGCGCTATTCAATCCAGTATTCAGCAGGTTCGTGAGATCGCTACCCAGATCGACGCTCTGACCATGACGGCCGGCCAGATTGGGGCTGCTTCCGAAGATGTGGCCAATTCAGCAACATCACTGGCCCAGATGGGATTAAGGGAGTAA
- a CDS encoding formate dehydrogenase subunit gamma, translating into MTTTTPKSKREKLLRQNLVNRFVHWTTAFAIFLLILTGFGQMPLYNRYNVTKLPGSEWLGDYFITINLHYLAAVLLIFVVFYHIINAFIRKEFDIFPRRGDFKESYLIIKAMITKCKEPPCGKYLAEQRLAYFYIGFNVLLLIITGLIKMYKNLPGVELPYSLLFWTTMLHNIGTVLLILGIIGHLAAFIFKENRALLPGMFTGYIDRNYAEHRHVLWCKKPESKGQVPFFTDEEHHDREQSRNETGHPGC; encoded by the coding sequence ATGACCACAACAACCCCTAAGTCAAAAAGAGAAAAACTCTTGAGGCAAAACTTGGTTAACCGTTTCGTTCACTGGACGACTGCTTTTGCCATCTTCCTGCTGATTTTGACAGGCTTTGGTCAAATGCCTCTCTATAACCGCTATAATGTCACGAAGCTCCCTGGATCGGAATGGCTGGGGGACTACTTCATCACCATTAACCTTCACTACCTGGCGGCTGTTCTCCTGATTTTTGTCGTCTTTTACCACATTATTAATGCCTTTATTCGCAAAGAATTTGATATCTTTCCCCGCCGCGGTGACTTCAAAGAATCCTATTTGATCATTAAAGCCATGATCACGAAATGCAAAGAACCCCCTTGCGGAAAATACCTGGCTGAACAAAGATTAGCCTATTTCTATATTGGCTTTAATGTGCTCCTGCTCATCATTACCGGCTTAATCAAAATGTATAAAAACCTCCCCGGTGTGGAGCTGCCCTATTCGCTTCTTTTCTGGACCACTATGCTGCATAATATTGGCACCGTATTGCTGATCCTCGGCATCATCGGTCATCTGGCAGCCTTTATATTTAAGGAAAACCGCGCCCTTCTCCCCGGCATGTTCACAGGCTACATTGACCGCAACTACGCGGAACACCGCCATGTCCTGTGGTGCAAAAAGCCTGAATCAAAGGGACAGGTCCCGTTTTTCACGGACGAGGAACATCACGATAGGGAACAGAGCAGGAATGAAACCGGCCATCCAGGTTGTTAA
- a CDS encoding Fe-S-containing hydro-lyase, producing the protein MSETFRLELPLTQDKVAHLKAGDSLLLSGVIYTGRDAAHKKMVEALSRGEELPFDVHNQVIYFVGPTPPKPGQVIGSAGPTTSGRMDAYSPMLIERGLTGMIGKGLRSEEVISAMKKHGAVYFGAIGGSGALLAKRIISAEVIAYPELGPEAIRRLEVKDFPVMVVIDKHGNNLYESGKAQYRQE; encoded by the coding sequence ATGAGTGAAACATTTCGTCTGGAACTTCCCCTGACCCAGGACAAAGTGGCTCATCTCAAAGCGGGGGATAGTCTGCTGCTTAGCGGCGTGATCTATACCGGCCGTGACGCCGCCCATAAAAAGATGGTGGAGGCTTTATCCCGGGGGGAGGAGCTTCCCTTTGATGTACACAATCAGGTGATCTACTTTGTGGGTCCCACCCCGCCTAAACCGGGTCAGGTTATCGGCTCAGCGGGCCCCACCACCAGTGGCCGGATGGATGCTTATTCCCCTATGCTGATTGAACGGGGGCTGACCGGCATGATTGGCAAAGGATTGCGCTCTGAAGAAGTGATCAGTGCCATGAAGAAGCATGGCGCGGTTTATTTCGGAGCCATCGGAGGTTCCGGAGCGCTGTTGGCGAAGCGGATTATTTCAGCAGAGGTTATCGCTTATCCGGAACTGGGACCGGAAGCCATCCGCAGGCTGGAGGTCAAGGATTTCCCGGTGATGGTGGTCATTGATAAGCATGGCAATAACCTTTACGAGTCAGGAAAGGCCCAGTATCGGCAAGAGTAA
- a CDS encoding DUF3800 domain-containing protein produces the protein MNIYIDESGSMTHETILPQNRYFTMALILTQEPDKLRRVYKRFVQKYLKELKDGNSDNKMFTGENFLELKGSAFTPKMKKNFVDFICKNNLFQILYIKIDNTQATANLYKNKARAFNYILKLAIEFLYNREILTDRNLTLNLDERNVKTEARHQLKEHLCTEFSTGRNIVDEVQVEYFDSCNNKLIQLADVFSNILYSNLLTSGKYDAEIKSMADNGYLVGVFKFPPV, from the coding sequence ATGAATATTTATATTGATGAATCTGGGAGTATGACCCATGAAACAATATTGCCTCAGAATAGATACTTTACCATGGCTTTAATCTTAACTCAGGAGCCAGACAAGCTAAGAAGAGTGTACAAAAGATTTGTACAGAAATATTTAAAAGAGTTAAAAGATGGCAATAGTGATAATAAAATGTTTACTGGAGAGAACTTCCTGGAATTAAAAGGTTCGGCTTTTACCCCGAAAATGAAAAAGAATTTTGTAGACTTTATTTGTAAAAATAATCTCTTTCAGATATTATATATCAAAATTGATAATACACAAGCGACAGCTAACCTTTATAAGAACAAGGCAAGAGCCTTTAATTATATATTGAAGTTGGCTATTGAGTTTCTATATAATCGAGAAATACTTACTGATCGAAATTTAACTTTAAACCTTGATGAAAGAAACGTAAAAACTGAAGCAAGGCATCAATTAAAGGAGCACCTATGCACAGAATTTTCTACTGGAAGAAATATTGTTGATGAGGTCCAGGTTGAGTATTTCGACTCTTGTAATAATAAACTTATACAGTTAGCAGACGTTTTTTCGAATATACTTTATTCCAATCTTTTAACCTCTGGGAAGTATGATGCAGAAATTAAATCTATGGCTGATAATGGATATTTAGTAGGTGTATTTAAATTTCCGCCGGTATGA
- a CDS encoding IclR family transcriptional regulator codes for MAEKYVQTLERSLDILEVLAHTEEPLGVTEIGNRISLHKSTVHRILQTLCYRGYVEKEKNSERYKLGIKIVELGIRFFNDLEIRIVAGPILEDLAKSLDEVVHLVLHDDGEVVYIDKRESSHVVSMRSKVGRRAPMHCTAVGKALLSTMPEEEVMRILETKGMPGYTPNTLIEPAKLLENLDEIRNTQISVEFEENEIGIICLGTPVYDFSGRAIGAISVSGPAARIREKGIEHIGQELKRSGEIISAKLGYSYFKR; via the coding sequence GTGGCAGAAAAATATGTACAAACCTTAGAACGTTCGTTGGATATACTTGAAGTTTTGGCCCACACTGAGGAGCCTTTAGGGGTTACCGAAATCGGTAACCGAATCAGTCTTCATAAAAGTACGGTGCACCGGATTTTGCAGACCCTGTGTTATCGTGGATATGTGGAAAAAGAAAAAAACAGTGAGCGCTATAAATTGGGAATTAAAATAGTGGAACTGGGAATTCGCTTCTTTAATGATCTGGAGATACGCATAGTGGCTGGACCTATCCTGGAGGATTTAGCGAAGTCACTGGATGAAGTGGTTCACTTAGTCCTTCATGATGATGGTGAAGTAGTCTATATTGACAAAAGGGAAAGCTCCCATGTGGTAAGTATGCGTTCCAAAGTTGGACGCAGAGCCCCTATGCATTGCACTGCGGTAGGGAAAGCTCTCCTTTCGACAATGCCTGAGGAAGAAGTCATGAGAATTCTGGAGACCAAGGGAATGCCTGGCTATACGCCCAATACCCTGATAGAGCCGGCGAAGCTCTTGGAAAACCTGGATGAAATCCGCAATACCCAGATTTCGGTTGAGTTTGAGGAAAATGAAATTGGGATTATCTGCCTGGGTACACCTGTCTATGATTTTTCCGGACGGGCTATTGGGGCTATCAGTGTCTCCGGTCCGGCAGCGAGGATAAGAGAAAAAGGCATCGAGCATATAGGACAGGAACTGAAGCGCAGCGGGGAAATTATTTCTGCTAAGTTAGGATATAGCTATTTTAAACGGTAG
- a CDS encoding (Fe-S)-binding protein — translation MGVLAEVYEMLNTCNRCGFCHTACKTYKVDGAETMVSRGRVQLIKAVADGVIEADADYEDSINSCLLCGECAVACPSGVSAKELVMAARRDLKLRHGVKPFVKSYALKTLANPNKLERAFKLFGGLGKNVLNKVDGMDYFRGVDIKGMNVAKVPFLNQVPERILVAQPKHKVAFYVGCFLNFSLDDTAHSVVKVLTKNDCEVIIPKEQVCCGLPQYAYGDFETAKVNARKTIDTFMAKDVEAIITACGSCAAMLKEDYLKLFADDAAYLPRVKSFCAKVKEFSEYMAEIGVDESKFHNSTPVKVTYHDPCHMVRGIKVTAQPRQMLKSLPRVEYIEMFEANRCCGASGLVQAFYHEMSTKVTREKAKNIQDSGAEVVATSCPACIMRLQGGVSMAGQKQKVMHVADLMAKAYEN, via the coding sequence GTGGGGGTTTTAGCAGAAGTCTATGAAATGCTAAACACGTGTAACAGATGTGGTTTCTGCCATACTGCTTGTAAAACATACAAAGTGGATGGCGCTGAAACTATGGTTTCACGGGGAAGGGTCCAACTGATCAAAGCAGTCGCTGATGGTGTCATTGAGGCTGATGCAGATTATGAAGATTCCATCAACAGCTGCTTGCTTTGCGGAGAATGTGCAGTTGCTTGTCCAAGTGGTGTTAGTGCCAAAGAATTGGTCATGGCGGCCCGACGTGATCTGAAACTAAGACATGGTGTGAAACCTTTCGTTAAATCTTATGCGCTTAAGACCTTAGCAAACCCGAATAAGCTGGAACGAGCCTTTAAACTCTTTGGCGGTCTTGGTAAAAATGTCCTTAATAAAGTCGATGGCATGGATTATTTCCGCGGCGTGGATATTAAAGGCATGAATGTGGCAAAAGTCCCATTCTTAAACCAAGTTCCCGAAAGGATTCTCGTCGCTCAACCCAAGCATAAAGTTGCTTTTTATGTGGGTTGCTTCTTAAACTTTTCACTTGATGATACAGCTCACTCGGTAGTTAAAGTGTTAACTAAAAATGACTGTGAAGTCATTATTCCCAAAGAACAGGTCTGTTGCGGATTGCCTCAATACGCCTATGGAGACTTCGAGACCGCTAAAGTCAATGCCCGCAAGACCATTGACACCTTTATGGCTAAGGATGTGGAGGCCATTATTACCGCCTGCGGCTCCTGTGCGGCCATGCTTAAAGAGGATTATCTGAAACTCTTTGCCGATGATGCGGCGTATCTTCCCAGAGTAAAGAGCTTCTGTGCTAAAGTCAAAGAGTTCTCCGAGTATATGGCGGAAATCGGCGTTGATGAGAGCAAATTCCATAACTCTACTCCGGTCAAGGTAACTTATCACGATCCCTGTCATATGGTGCGGGGAATTAAAGTGACAGCACAGCCTCGTCAGATGTTAAAGAGCCTGCCGAGAGTAGAATATATCGAGATGTTTGAAGCCAACCGCTGCTGCGGAGCTTCCGGATTGGTTCAGGCATTCTACCATGAAATGTCCACCAAGGTTACCCGGGAGAAGGCCAAGAACATTCAAGACAGCGGAGCGGAAGTAGTGGCCACCAGCTGTCCTGCATGTATCATGAGATTGCAAGGCGGAGTCAGCATGGCCGGTCAAAAACAAAAAGTAATGCATGTGGCAGATTTGATGGCTAAAGCTTACGAGAACTAG
- a CDS encoding alanine-tRNA synthetase second additional domain-containing protein, producing the protein MQAVYFAPRGKKRLLFLGMNLQQRYLSSDDHLIGFLGDAGAGKSVLIRGMFPGLELTNDDQGINIRPLPLMDDAERGHFRAHTYHLDVRFESAFTQSWRLAESIKAALSKGRRVVVEHFDLIYPFLGINAEMLVGVGEEVIVTRPTVFGPEPESIADIVFESIKYRRMAHSAEDITSMILEEMGLERPEVHSDIKHGFVLEFPEKPDIDLDIVEQRVLELIDADWPISFSDDEHIRVGEMLYPCTGPRIHIKRTSEIKGFHLLKEFRFDPVERLYTIAGIVGEAEGPNRSLLTL; encoded by the coding sequence ATGCAGGCAGTATATTTTGCTCCACGGGGGAAAAAGCGTTTGCTTTTTTTGGGAATGAACCTTCAGCAGAGGTATCTTAGCTCTGATGATCATTTGATTGGTTTTCTCGGTGATGCAGGGGCGGGAAAGTCTGTGCTCATTCGCGGTATGTTTCCTGGTTTGGAATTGACCAATGATGATCAGGGGATCAATATACGGCCCCTCCCTTTGATGGACGATGCGGAACGCGGCCATTTTCGCGCTCATACTTACCATTTGGATGTGCGGTTTGAATCAGCTTTTACTCAGTCCTGGAGATTAGCCGAGTCTATCAAGGCCGCCCTCAGCAAGGGGCGCCGGGTGGTTGTGGAACATTTTGATTTAATCTATCCTTTTTTAGGTATTAATGCAGAGATGCTTGTTGGGGTGGGGGAAGAGGTGATTGTAACCCGTCCCACGGTCTTTGGTCCGGAACCCGAAAGTATAGCAGACATTGTCTTTGAATCGATCAAATATCGGCGCATGGCTCACAGTGCTGAAGATATTACTTCAATGATTCTTGAGGAAATGGGTTTGGAGCGTCCTGAGGTTCATAGTGATATTAAGCATGGATTTGTCTTGGAGTTTCCCGAAAAACCGGACATCGATTTGGATATTGTGGAACAACGGGTGTTGGAGCTGATTGACGCGGATTGGCCCATTAGTTTTTCCGATGATGAGCATATACGGGTAGGTGAGATGCTCTACCCTTGTACAGGCCCGCGGATCCATATTAAGAGAACATCGGAGATTAAGGGATTTCACTTGCTTAAAGAATTCCGTTTTGATCCGGTGGAACGTCTCTATACCATAGCCGGAATCGTCGGAGAGGCAGAAGGCCCTAACCGTTCCCTCCTGACTTTATGA
- a CDS encoding 4Fe-4S dicluster domain-containing protein: MNNNFSRRTFLKRATAAGLLGALTATGLSDPVKAAEQRGEKLGTLIDLTRCDGCPNSPTPLCVAACRQHNQSRFPEPQKPLKYYWPQKKVEDWSDKRELTTRLTPYNWTFVDKVKVEHNGLQHEIHVPRRCMHCDNPTCLKLCPFSAISKESTGAVSIDDEVCFGGAKCRDVCPWGIPQRQAGVGLYLQIAPDLAGGGVMYKCDLCSDLLAVGKKPACIQACPREALTIGPREEIQALARKKAQDMGGYVYGDLENGGTSTLYISSVPFEKIDQAIKADKKQKEDNSPGRPGMPVKVDNYLESEKGLFYSALLAPFAGAAAAGITAYRTLKGDQSNGTSPNPVNPGEEEEHDHNNP; encoded by the coding sequence ATGAACAACAACTTCTCCCGCCGTACTTTTCTCAAGCGGGCTACCGCAGCCGGCTTGCTGGGAGCATTGACGGCGACCGGACTAAGCGATCCGGTTAAAGCCGCTGAGCAGCGCGGGGAAAAGCTTGGCACCTTAATCGACTTAACCCGATGTGACGGCTGTCCAAACAGCCCGACTCCACTTTGCGTAGCCGCCTGCCGCCAACACAATCAAAGCCGATTCCCGGAACCGCAAAAACCCCTCAAGTATTATTGGCCTCAAAAAAAGGTGGAGGATTGGTCTGACAAGAGAGAACTTACTACCCGCCTCACTCCCTACAACTGGACTTTCGTCGATAAAGTCAAGGTCGAGCATAACGGCCTCCAACACGAGATCCACGTGCCCAGGCGCTGTATGCATTGCGACAACCCAACCTGCCTGAAACTTTGCCCTTTCAGCGCTATTTCCAAAGAGAGCACCGGGGCTGTTTCCATTGATGATGAAGTTTGTTTCGGGGGAGCAAAATGCCGTGACGTCTGCCCCTGGGGTATCCCCCAACGCCAGGCGGGAGTGGGATTATACCTCCAGATTGCTCCCGATTTAGCAGGGGGCGGGGTCATGTATAAATGTGATCTCTGCAGCGACCTTTTAGCCGTAGGCAAGAAACCAGCCTGCATCCAGGCCTGTCCCCGGGAAGCCCTGACCATTGGCCCCCGTGAGGAGATTCAAGCCCTGGCCCGCAAGAAAGCCCAGGATATGGGCGGCTATGTGTATGGCGATCTGGAGAATGGAGGAACCTCCACTCTCTACATTTCCAGCGTTCCCTTCGAAAAAATTGACCAGGCTATAAAGGCTGATAAAAAACAAAAGGAAGATAATTCTCCCGGCCGGCCAGGTATGCCCGTTAAAGTGGATAATTATCTTGAAAGCGAAAAGGGCTTATTCTACAGCGCACTCCTGGCACCCTTTGCCGGAGCCGCCGCGGCCGGTATCACTGCCTATCGCACTTTGAAAGGTGATCAAAGCAACGGCACATCCCCCAACCCTGTCAACCCAGGAGAGGAGGAAGAACATGACCACAACAACCCCTAA
- a CDS encoding O-methyltransferase: MSQSTGAEEGVNVFYSFELEQYLGELLPRRDDLFLEMEEQALRETIPVVTPPVGNYLSWLVKVSGASRILEVGTAIGYSTLWLAKGLAGRAGKIVTLDLNVDRATRAIEYFKRGGVAEKIQVVMGDARRILPDFPRGEFDFIFVDAAKGEYLDYLELVTPLLGDGGIMVVDNVLFRGWVVPGSEYEPKYERMVSRLREFLKLLTENPELQTSILPLGDGLAVSIRKCS; this comes from the coding sequence GTGTCACAGAGTACTGGTGCTGAAGAAGGTGTCAATGTGTTTTATTCTTTTGAGTTAGAGCAATATCTCGGTGAGCTGTTGCCCAGACGAGATGATTTGTTTCTGGAGATGGAAGAACAGGCGCTCAGGGAGACGATTCCGGTGGTAACTCCCCCTGTGGGAAATTATTTGTCCTGGCTGGTTAAGGTTAGCGGTGCATCCCGAATTCTTGAAGTGGGAACGGCCATCGGCTATTCTACTCTGTGGCTGGCTAAGGGCTTGGCAGGGCGGGCAGGAAAGATTGTCACTCTGGATCTGAATGTGGATCGGGCCACTCGGGCGATCGAGTATTTTAAGCGCGGAGGGGTGGCGGAGAAGATTCAGGTGGTCATGGGAGATGCACGAAGAATTCTGCCGGATTTTCCCCGGGGCGAATTTGATTTTATTTTTGTGGACGCGGCCAAAGGGGAATATCTCGATTATTTAGAGCTGGTAACTCCTTTGCTGGGTGATGGGGGGATTATGGTCGTAGATAATGTCTTGTTTCGGGGCTGGGTGGTGCCCGGCTCCGAGTATGAGCCGAAATATGAGCGTATGGTCAGCCGCTTGCGGGAATTTCTAAAGCTGCTGACCGAGAACCCGGAGCTGCAGACCAGCATTCTTCCTTTAGGCGATGGTCTCGCTGTGAGTATTCGCAAATGTTCTTAA
- the rph gene encoding ribonuclease PH, which produces MKRFDGREAFELRPVKLTRGFTNIPEGSVLIEVGQTRVICTATVEEKVPLFKKGTGSGWVTAEYSMLPRATQTRNPRESSKGKLTGRTMEIQRLIGRALRSVVDLKKLGERTIWLDCDVIQADGGTRTASITGAYVALVDAVNHLLAKGLIKENPILDSLAAVSVGKVDGMALLDLAYEEDSKAEVDMNVVMTGQGKFVEIQGTAEDIPFGREELDQFLELAEKGIQELMGMQKAAAQVGTGPLSQN; this is translated from the coding sequence ATGAAGCGTTTTGATGGCCGTGAGGCCTTTGAACTAAGACCGGTTAAGCTGACCCGGGGATTTACCAATATTCCTGAGGGCTCTGTGCTTATCGAGGTTGGTCAGACAAGAGTGATTTGTACTGCTACCGTGGAAGAGAAGGTACCGCTCTTTAAAAAAGGCACAGGTTCAGGCTGGGTTACAGCAGAATATTCCATGCTTCCCCGAGCGACTCAGACCCGGAATCCCCGTGAGTCCAGCAAGGGTAAACTGACGGGCCGGACCATGGAGATTCAGCGTTTAATCGGGAGAGCTTTGCGCTCGGTAGTGGACCTTAAAAAACTCGGAGAAAGAACCATCTGGCTGGATTGTGATGTGATTCAGGCTGATGGGGGGACCCGGACCGCTTCCATTACCGGAGCCTATGTGGCTTTAGTGGATGCGGTCAATCACCTGTTGGCCAAAGGGCTGATCAAAGAAAACCCTATTCTCGACTCTCTGGCCGCAGTTTCGGTAGGAAAAGTCGATGGTATGGCCCTCCTGGATCTTGCCTATGAAGAAGACTCCAAAGCGGAAGTTGATATGAATGTGGTGATGACCGGGCAGGGGAAATTTGTGGAGATTCAAGGAACGGCTGAGGATATTCCTTTTGGCCGGGAGGAATTGGATCAATTTTTGGAGTTGGCTGAGAAGGGTATTCAAGAACTTATGGGAATGCAAAAGGCTGCTGCGCAAGTGGGGACCGGCCCTTTGTCTCAAAATTGA
- a CDS encoding XTP/dITP diphosphatase, producing MKVLLATQNKGKVKELQDLLLVEDIEVLSLGDLGEWEDVEETGATFAENAAMKARIAAQRTGLVSLADDSGLEVDALQGAPGVYSARYAGEPKDDDKNNDKLLQELEGVPEEQRTGRFRCALVIACPTGEEYLTEGTVEGRILNERRGKEGFGYDPLFYLPDFGRTMAQLNLSQKNKISHRAQAFRQAVPILKELAQRDEDA from the coding sequence ATGAAGGTTTTGCTGGCGACACAAAATAAGGGGAAAGTCAAGGAGCTTCAGGATCTTCTTTTGGTCGAAGATATTGAGGTGCTTTCTTTAGGAGATCTGGGTGAGTGGGAAGATGTTGAGGAAACGGGGGCGACCTTTGCGGAGAATGCGGCCATGAAGGCAAGAATTGCGGCCCAGCGTACAGGACTGGTATCTCTTGCCGATGATTCCGGTTTGGAAGTGGATGCTCTCCAAGGGGCACCGGGAGTCTATTCGGCCCGTTATGCCGGAGAGCCAAAGGATGATGACAAAAATAATGATAAGCTTCTTCAAGAATTGGAAGGGGTGCCGGAAGAACAAAGGACGGGGCGGTTTCGCTGTGCTTTGGTTATTGCCTGCCCCACTGGGGAAGAGTATTTGACAGAGGGAACGGTGGAAGGGCGCATTCTTAATGAGCGTCGTGGCAAAGAAGGGTTTGGCTATGATCCGCTCTTTTATTTGCCCGATTTTGGCCGAACCATGGCTCAGCTGAATCTAAGCCAAAAGAATAAAATCAGTCACCGGGCTCAGGCATTCCGCCAGGCTGTTCCCATACTTAAAGAGCTTGCCCAGCGGGATGAAGACGCTTAA